A genomic window from Klebsiella quasipneumoniae subsp. quasipneumoniae includes:
- a CDS encoding DMT family transporter — protein MNGSLTLAFLVAAGVGLVVQNTLMVRITQSVSTILIAMLLNSLVGIVIFVTLLLLRQGVAGFHELALNVKWWTLIPGMLGSFFVFASISGYQTVGAATTIAVLVASQLVGGLIMDLIRAHGVPLRALIGPLCGAVMLVVGAWLVARRQF, from the coding sequence ATGAATGGGTCGCTTACCCTCGCCTTTCTGGTGGCCGCCGGCGTAGGCCTGGTGGTGCAGAACACCCTGATGGTGCGCATCACCCAGTCGGTGTCGACGATCCTCATCGCCATGCTGCTCAATTCGCTGGTAGGTATCGTTATTTTCGTGACCTTGTTGCTGCTGCGCCAGGGTGTCGCCGGCTTTCATGAGCTGGCCCTGAACGTGAAGTGGTGGACGCTGATCCCCGGCATGCTGGGATCCTTTTTCGTCTTCGCCAGCATCAGCGGCTATCAGACCGTGGGCGCAGCCACCACCATCGCGGTACTGGTGGCCAGCCAGCTGGTCGGCGGGTTGATCATGGATTTAATTCGCGCCCACGGCGTACCGCTGCGGGCGCTGATCGGGCCATTATGCGGCGCGGTGATGCTGGTGGTGGGCGCCTGGCTGGTGGCCAGACGCCAGTTCTGA
- a CDS encoding (d)CMP kinase yields MNINVVGTSGSGKSTLARRLAHRLGLPCIELDRLYWRPNWQGAPDEAFFAAIAAATATPGWVLDGNYNRSRGVKWREVDLVIWLDYGLWRTLRQAVWRAASRAWRRQELWPGTGNRESFRRSFCSRESIILWTLKTWRQNRRRYLADMQDPQYRHIRFVRLRSPRQAEALLRELEAQRSGGHI; encoded by the coding sequence ATGAACATCAACGTGGTCGGCACCAGCGGCTCAGGCAAATCCACCCTGGCTCGTCGCCTGGCGCACAGGCTGGGGCTGCCGTGCATCGAACTGGATCGCCTGTACTGGCGGCCGAACTGGCAGGGCGCGCCGGATGAGGCGTTTTTCGCCGCCATTGCCGCCGCGACGGCCACCCCGGGCTGGGTATTGGATGGCAACTACAATCGCAGCCGCGGGGTCAAATGGCGCGAGGTGGATCTGGTGATCTGGCTGGATTATGGCCTCTGGCGCACGCTGCGCCAGGCGGTGTGGCGGGCCGCGAGCCGGGCGTGGCGACGTCAGGAGCTGTGGCCGGGCACCGGCAACCGCGAGAGTTTCCGCCGTTCGTTCTGCAGCCGGGAATCCATCATCCTCTGGACGCTGAAAACCTGGCGGCAGAATCGCCGACGCTATCTGGCCGATATGCAGGATCCGCAATATCGTCATATTCGCTTCGTCCGGCTGCGCAGTCCGCGGCAGGCCGAGGCGCTGCTCCGCGAGCTGGAAGCGCAGCGGTCAGGCGGGCATATCTAA
- a CDS encoding helix-turn-helix domain-containing protein encodes MNTIEDNLNQRISARIRIERESRGWSLNDLAERAGASRAMIHKIERGESSPTASMLGRLSGAFGISMSTLIARAEMQEGKLLRFASQPVWHDPQSHYLRRHVSPRSDLPIDLVQIELPPGSDVPMPASSYALARQLIWLQRGELVFLEGNTRHEMQTGDCLELGPPNDCRFINESAETCVYLVVRLNQSPSGS; translated from the coding sequence ATGAATACTATAGAAGACAACCTCAATCAGCGTATCAGCGCGCGCATCCGCATCGAGCGCGAATCCCGTGGCTGGTCGCTGAACGACCTGGCCGAACGGGCGGGCGCCTCGCGGGCGATGATCCATAAAATCGAGCGCGGCGAAAGCAGCCCGACGGCGTCGATGCTGGGCCGCCTTTCCGGCGCCTTCGGCATCAGTATGTCGACCCTGATCGCCAGGGCGGAAATGCAGGAAGGCAAGCTGCTGCGTTTTGCCAGCCAGCCGGTATGGCACGACCCGCAAAGCCACTATCTCCGCCGCCACGTTTCGCCGCGCAGCGATCTGCCCATTGACCTGGTGCAGATCGAGCTGCCGCCCGGCAGCGATGTGCCGATGCCGGCTTCGTCCTATGCGCTGGCACGCCAGCTGATCTGGCTGCAGCGGGGCGAGCTGGTGTTCCTGGAAGGGAATACCCGCCACGAGATGCAGACCGGGGACTGTCTGGAGCTCGGCCCACCGAACGACTGCCGCTTTATCAATGAATCCGCAGAGACCTGCGTCTATCTGGTGGTGCGCCTTAATCAATCGCCATCCGGCTCTTAA
- a CDS encoding NADP-dependent oxidoreductase produces MSEQPQRHRRWVLASRPHGEPTAEHFRLEEREVPTPGPGQVLLRTVYLSLDPYMRGRMSDAPSYSPPVAIGAVMVGGTVSRVVTSQHDDFQPGDWVLGYSGWQDYELSDGSGLVKLGDNPQHPSWSLGVLGMPGFTAYMGLLDIGQPKPGDTLVVAAATGPVGATVGQIGKIKGCRTVGVAGGAEKCRYAVDTLGFDVCLDHRAADFAEQLAQACPQGIDVYYENVGGKVFDAVLPLLNTAARVPVCGLVSGYNATGLPDGPDRLPLLMATILKKRIRMQGFIIGQDYGHRIAEFQQQMGRWVQEGKIKYREQLIDGLEQAPQALIGLLKGENFGKVVIRVSADD; encoded by the coding sequence ATGTCAGAACAACCGCAACGCCATCGCCGCTGGGTACTGGCTTCCCGTCCCCATGGTGAACCGACGGCAGAGCATTTCCGCCTGGAAGAGCGCGAGGTGCCCACCCCGGGGCCGGGTCAGGTTCTGCTGCGTACCGTTTATTTATCGCTGGATCCCTATATGCGCGGGCGGATGAGCGACGCGCCGTCCTATTCACCGCCGGTGGCCATCGGCGCGGTGATGGTGGGCGGGACCGTGAGTCGCGTCGTGACCTCGCAGCATGATGATTTTCAACCCGGCGACTGGGTGCTGGGCTACAGCGGCTGGCAGGATTATGAGCTTTCCGACGGCAGCGGGCTGGTGAAGCTGGGGGACAACCCGCAGCACCCGTCCTGGTCGCTGGGGGTGCTGGGGATGCCGGGCTTCACCGCCTACATGGGATTACTGGACATTGGCCAGCCGAAGCCGGGTGACACGCTGGTGGTCGCTGCGGCCACCGGGCCGGTGGGCGCTACGGTCGGACAGATCGGCAAAATTAAGGGCTGCCGTACCGTCGGCGTCGCCGGCGGCGCGGAGAAATGTCGCTATGCGGTTGACACCTTAGGCTTTGATGTCTGCCTTGACCATCGCGCGGCGGACTTTGCCGAACAGCTGGCCCAGGCCTGCCCGCAGGGCATTGACGTCTACTACGAAAACGTCGGCGGCAAGGTTTTTGACGCGGTGCTGCCGCTGCTCAACACCGCGGCGCGGGTTCCGGTCTGCGGGCTGGTGAGCGGCTATAACGCCACCGGTCTGCCGGACGGGCCTGACCGTCTGCCGCTGCTGATGGCGACCATCCTCAAGAAACGCATTCGGATGCAGGGCTTTATTATCGGCCAGGATTATGGGCATCGGATCGCGGAATTCCAGCAGCAGATGGGGCGCTGGGTGCAGGAGGGTAAAATTAAATATCGCGAACAGCTGATCGACGGTCTGGAGCAGGCGCCGCAGGCGCTGATCGGCCTGTTGAAAGGTGAAAACTTTGGTAAGGTGGTGATCCGCGTGTCGGCGGATGACTAA
- a CDS encoding DUF406 domain-containing protein, with amino-acid sequence MKDVVDKCSTKGCAIDVGTIIDNEDCVYRAEKLFPSREEAESTVAAVRERAAAAAPASEPPQVDYTLAAAGDEVKLDLSIAFSCQAEKIIFELSLRNLL; translated from the coding sequence ATGAAAGATGTAGTAGATAAATGCAGCACCAAAGGCTGCGCCATTGATGTCGGGACAATTATTGATAACGAGGACTGCGTCTACCGGGCTGAGAAGTTATTCCCGAGCCGCGAGGAAGCGGAGTCAACCGTAGCCGCCGTTCGCGAGCGTGCCGCCGCAGCGGCGCCGGCCAGTGAACCACCGCAGGTTGACTACACGCTCGCCGCCGCCGGCGACGAGGTGAAACTCGATCTGTCCATCGCCTTCTCCTGCCAGGCGGAAAAGATCATTTTCGAATTGTCCCTGAGAAACCTGCTTTAA
- a CDS encoding GNAT family N-acetyltransferase has product MSIRPAIKDDCAAIADIYNHAVVHTAAIWNDKTVDTDNRIAWFEARQLAGFPVLVSEENGVITGYSSFGDWRAFDGFRHTVEHSVYVHPEHQGKGLGRKLLVALIAEARRLNKHVMVAGIESQNHASLHLHETLGFITTGQMPQVGTKFGRWLDLTFMQLQLDARQDPDGQA; this is encoded by the coding sequence ATGTCCATCCGCCCTGCCATTAAAGACGATTGCGCGGCGATCGCCGATATCTATAACCACGCCGTCGTGCATACCGCCGCTATCTGGAATGACAAAACCGTGGATACCGACAACCGCATCGCATGGTTTGAAGCCCGCCAGCTGGCAGGCTTTCCGGTGCTGGTGAGCGAGGAAAACGGCGTCATCACCGGCTATTCCTCCTTTGGCGACTGGCGCGCGTTTGACGGCTTTCGCCACACCGTGGAGCATTCGGTGTACGTTCACCCCGAGCACCAGGGGAAAGGCCTGGGCCGCAAACTTCTGGTCGCCTTGATCGCCGAAGCGCGTCGGCTGAATAAACATGTGATGGTCGCCGGGATCGAGTCGCAGAACCACGCCTCGCTGCACCTGCATGAAACGCTGGGCTTTATCACCACCGGGCAGATGCCGCAGGTGGGAACCAAATTTGGTCGCTGGCTGGATCTGACCTTTATGCAGCTGCAGCTTGATGCGCGCCAGGACCCGGACGGCCAGGCATGA
- the rihA gene encoding pyrimidine-specific ribonucleoside hydrolase RihA, with protein sequence MALPIMIDCDPGHDDAIALVLALASPELEVKAVTASAGNQTPEKTLRNVLRMLTLLNRADIPVAGGAWKPLMRDLIIADNVHGESGLDGPNLPEPAFAPQNCTAVELMARVLRESQEPVTLVATGPQTNVALLLASHPELHAKIARIVIMGGAIGLGNWQPAAEFNIYVDPQAAEMVFQSGIPVVMAGLDVTHRAQILPADIERFRQIGNPVSTIVAELLDFFMAYHKDEKWGFDGAPLHDPCTIAWLLKPELFTTIERWVGVETEGKYTQGMTVVDYYHLTGNPPNTTLMLDVDREAFVDLLAQRLAFYA encoded by the coding sequence ATGGCACTGCCGATAATGATTGATTGCGATCCGGGACATGATGACGCGATCGCCCTGGTCCTCGCCCTCGCCTCGCCGGAGCTGGAGGTGAAAGCCGTCACCGCCTCCGCAGGCAACCAGACCCCGGAGAAGACTCTGCGCAACGTGCTGCGTATGCTGACCCTGCTGAACCGCGCGGATATTCCGGTCGCCGGCGGCGCGTGGAAGCCGTTAATGCGCGATCTGATCATCGCCGATAACGTGCACGGGGAAAGCGGACTGGATGGCCCGAACCTGCCGGAGCCGGCCTTTGCGCCGCAAAACTGCACCGCCGTCGAGCTGATGGCCAGGGTGCTGCGCGAAAGTCAGGAGCCGGTGACGCTGGTGGCCACCGGGCCACAGACGAACGTGGCGTTGCTGCTCGCCAGCCATCCTGAGCTGCACGCGAAGATCGCCCGCATCGTGATCATGGGGGGCGCCATAGGGCTGGGCAACTGGCAGCCGGCGGCGGAGTTTAATATCTACGTCGATCCCCAGGCGGCGGAGATGGTCTTTCAGTCGGGGATCCCGGTGGTGATGGCAGGCCTGGATGTCACCCACCGGGCGCAGATCCTTCCTGCGGATATTGAGCGATTCCGCCAGATTGGCAATCCGGTATCAACCATCGTCGCCGAACTGCTCGACTTCTTTATGGCCTACCACAAGGACGAAAAGTGGGGCTTCGACGGCGCGCCGCTCCACGACCCCTGCACCATCGCCTGGCTCCTCAAGCCGGAGCTCTTTACCACTATCGAGCGCTGGGTCGGCGTGGAAACGGAAGGCAAATATACCCAGGGGATGACGGTGGTCGATTACTACCATCTGACCGGCAATCCGCCCAATACCACCCTGATGCTGGATGTGGACCGCGAAGCCTTTGTCGATCTGCTCGCCCAGCGGTTAGCCTTTTACGCCTGA
- the dapF gene encoding diaminopimelate epimerase, with amino-acid sequence MTPLHFHKYHGLGNDYLVCHRAVADQLSNEHIRILCHRHYGVGSDGLLIDSGDRTHPTLRIINPDGSEAEKSGNGLRIYARYLFDIGRVGHEPFLVHTAGGDVYCTVERDFHQISVDMGRANFNPAALPALVNLPEAVNYPLPLADETLSVVLVSMGNPHCVVLVDKLDLEQVHRLGPQIEHHPLFPKRCNVQFVEVVDRHTLKIGIWERGAGFTMASGSSSCAAASAMRRLGKVDDRVEVNMPGGQLRITFGADFQVCMRGPVHKIASLTLDKDCFVGGGAISTGAG; translated from the coding sequence ATGACACCCTTACACTTTCATAAATATCACGGACTGGGTAATGATTACCTGGTATGCCATCGCGCCGTTGCCGACCAGCTGAGCAACGAGCATATTCGAATTCTGTGCCATCGCCACTATGGCGTCGGTTCTGATGGTCTCCTGATCGACAGCGGCGATCGAACCCACCCCACGCTGCGTATTATCAATCCGGACGGCTCCGAGGCGGAGAAAAGCGGGAATGGGCTACGGATCTATGCGCGCTATCTGTTTGATATCGGTCGTGTCGGGCATGAGCCCTTTTTAGTGCACACGGCGGGCGGAGACGTCTATTGCACCGTGGAGCGTGATTTTCATCAGATTAGCGTCGACATGGGGCGGGCGAATTTCAATCCGGCGGCGTTACCCGCCCTGGTGAATTTGCCCGAGGCGGTGAATTATCCCTTGCCGCTGGCGGATGAAACCCTGTCCGTCGTGCTGGTCTCTATGGGCAATCCCCACTGCGTTGTCCTCGTGGATAAGCTCGACCTGGAACAGGTTCATCGCTTAGGGCCGCAAATTGAACATCATCCTTTGTTCCCCAAACGCTGCAATGTGCAGTTCGTGGAGGTTGTCGATCGCCATACGCTGAAGATTGGTATCTGGGAGCGGGGCGCCGGGTTTACGATGGCCTCCGGGAGCAGCAGCTGCGCGGCGGCCAGCGCCATGCGCCGGTTAGGGAAGGTGGACGATCGGGTGGAGGTCAACATGCCAGGCGGCCAGCTGCGCATCACCTTCGGCGCGGATTTTCAGGTCTGTATGCGAGGCCCGGTGCATAAGATCGCCAGCCTGACTCTGGATAAAGACTGCTTTGTCGGCGGCGGCGCTATCTCCACTGGCGCGGGATGA
- the ansP gene encoding L-asparagine permease, whose translation MNTKHDTAAEHHAAKRHWLNSHEAGYHKAMGNRQVQMIAIGGAIGTGLFLGAGARLQMAGPALALVYLVCGIFSFFILRALGELVLHRPSSGSFVSYAREFLGEKAAYVAGWMYFVNWAMTGIVDITAVALYMHYWGAFGDVPQWVFALGALAIVGTMNMIGVKWFAEMEFWFALVKVLAIVAFLVVGTIFLGSGKPLDGNATGFHLITDNGGFFPHGLLPALVLVQGVVFAFASIELVGTAAGECKDPETMVPKAINSVIWRIGLFYVGSVVLLVLLLPWNAYQAGQSPFVTFFSKLGVPYIGSVMNIVVLTAALSSLNSGLYSTGRILRSMSMGGSAPKFMSKMSRHHVPYAGILATLAVYVVGVFLNYLVPSQVFEIVLNIASLGIIASWGFIVVCQMRLRKAIKEGKAAQVSFRMPGAPFTSWLTLLFLFSVLVLMAFDYPNGTYTIGSIPLLAVLLVAGWFGVRKRVHAIHSTAPTLKQ comes from the coding sequence ATGAATACGAAACACGACACTGCAGCGGAGCACCATGCTGCAAAACGCCACTGGCTCAACTCACATGAAGCGGGTTATCACAAAGCGATGGGCAACCGTCAGGTACAGATGATCGCCATCGGCGGCGCCATCGGTACCGGTTTGTTCCTCGGCGCCGGGGCACGTTTACAAATGGCAGGGCCAGCGCTCGCACTGGTCTATCTGGTCTGCGGCATCTTCTCTTTCTTTATTCTTCGCGCCCTCGGCGAACTGGTTCTCCACCGCCCCTCGAGCGGCAGCTTCGTCTCCTATGCCAGGGAATTCCTCGGCGAAAAGGCCGCCTACGTGGCCGGCTGGATGTACTTCGTTAACTGGGCAATGACCGGGATCGTCGATATCACCGCCGTGGCGCTGTATATGCACTACTGGGGCGCGTTTGGCGATGTGCCGCAGTGGGTCTTCGCCCTCGGCGCGCTGGCCATCGTCGGCACCATGAACATGATCGGCGTGAAGTGGTTCGCCGAGATGGAGTTCTGGTTCGCGTTGGTCAAAGTGCTGGCGATCGTCGCGTTTCTCGTGGTCGGCACCATTTTCCTCGGCTCCGGTAAGCCGCTGGACGGTAATGCCACCGGCTTCCACCTGATCACCGATAACGGCGGCTTCTTCCCGCACGGCCTTCTGCCGGCGCTGGTGCTGGTGCAGGGCGTGGTCTTCGCCTTCGCCTCCATTGAGCTGGTGGGCACCGCGGCCGGTGAGTGTAAGGATCCGGAGACGATGGTGCCGAAGGCCATCAACAGCGTGATCTGGCGTATCGGCCTGTTCTACGTCGGGTCGGTGGTGCTGCTGGTGCTGCTGCTGCCGTGGAACGCCTACCAGGCGGGACAGAGCCCGTTCGTTACCTTCTTCTCAAAACTGGGCGTACCGTATATCGGCAGCGTGATGAACATCGTGGTGTTAACCGCCGCCCTCTCCAGTCTCAACTCTGGCCTCTACAGCACCGGGCGTATTCTGCGCTCCATGTCGATGGGGGGCTCCGCGCCGAAGTTCATGTCGAAGATGAGCCGTCACCACGTCCCTTACGCCGGGATCCTGGCGACGCTGGCGGTGTACGTGGTCGGGGTGTTCCTCAACTATCTGGTGCCGTCGCAGGTGTTTGAGATCGTCCTCAACATCGCTTCGCTGGGGATCATTGCGTCCTGGGGCTTCATCGTGGTGTGTCAGATGCGTCTGCGCAAAGCGATTAAGGAAGGAAAAGCGGCTCAGGTGAGCTTCAGAATGCCAGGGGCGCCGTTCACCTCCTGGCTGACGCTGCTGTTCCTGTTTAGCGTACTGGTGCTGATGGCCTTCGATTATCCGAACGGCACTTATACCATTGGCTCCATCCCGTTGCTGGCGGTGCTGCTGGTGGCGGGCTGGTTTGGCGTGCGTAAACGCGTGCATGCGATTCACAGCACAGCGCCGACGCTCAAGCAGTAA
- a CDS encoding YgdI/YgdR family lipoprotein produces the protein MKKPFMVICAGAMLALLAGCSSNYVMTTKSGQTIVTHGKPQLDKETGMTSYIDESGNKREINSSDVSQLVEDN, from the coding sequence ATGAAAAAACCATTCATGGTGATTTGCGCCGGCGCGATGCTGGCGCTGCTGGCAGGCTGTTCGTCCAACTACGTTATGACCACCAAAAGCGGTCAGACGATCGTCACCCACGGCAAGCCGCAGCTGGATAAAGAAACGGGGATGACCAGCTATATCGATGAGTCTGGTAATAAGCGGGAAATTAACAGCAGCGACGTGTCGCAGCTGGTTGAGGATAACTAA
- a CDS encoding YncE family protein: protein MSLRQFAAPRLRHSLLFTSLLLAGSFSAHAAEEMLRKAVGKGAYEMAYSQQENALWVATSQSRSLDKGGIVYRLDPTTLDVTQIIHNDLKPFGAAINHATGTLWFGNTVDSTVTAIDAKTGAVKGRLVLDERQRSETVRPLQPRELAVNEQTNTIYITGLGKESVIWVVDGATLKLKTTITGTGAMATGLAIDPQAKRLYTTNADGELLTIDSESNSIVSRKKLLDDGKAHFYLNLSLDTAGHRAFITDSKQPEVLVVDTRDGKVLEKITAPESLAVLFNPTRNEAYVTHRKAGEVSVIDGKSYKVVKTFKTPTHPNSLALSDDGKTLYVSVKQASSREKEATAPDDVIRIAL, encoded by the coding sequence ATGTCATTACGTCAGTTTGCCGCGCCGCGTCTGCGCCATTCACTGTTATTCACTTCTCTGCTGCTGGCAGGCAGCTTTAGCGCCCACGCCGCGGAAGAGATGCTGCGCAAGGCCGTCGGGAAAGGGGCCTACGAAATGGCCTACAGCCAGCAGGAGAACGCGCTGTGGGTCGCCACTTCGCAAAGTCGTTCGCTGGACAAAGGGGGGATTGTTTATCGTCTTGACCCCACCACCCTCGACGTGACGCAGATTATTCACAACGATCTGAAGCCGTTTGGCGCCGCTATCAACCATGCCACCGGTACGCTGTGGTTTGGTAATACCGTCGACAGCACCGTCACCGCCATTGACGCCAAAACCGGCGCAGTGAAGGGGCGACTGGTGCTGGACGAGCGTCAGCGCAGTGAAACCGTGCGCCCGCTGCAGCCGCGCGAGCTGGCGGTCAATGAGCAGACCAACACTATCTACATTACCGGTCTGGGCAAAGAGAGCGTGATTTGGGTGGTGGATGGCGCTACCCTGAAGCTGAAAACGACGATTACCGGCACCGGGGCGATGGCCACCGGCCTGGCGATCGATCCGCAGGCGAAACGCCTTTATACCACCAATGCCGACGGCGAACTGCTGACCATCGACAGCGAGAGCAACAGCATTGTGTCGCGCAAAAAATTGCTGGATGACGGCAAGGCGCATTTCTACCTTAACCTGAGCCTCGATACCGCCGGTCACCGCGCCTTTATTACCGACAGCAAGCAGCCGGAAGTGCTGGTGGTCGATACCCGCGACGGCAAAGTGCTGGAGAAAATCACCGCGCCGGAATCGCTGGCGGTGCTGTTTAACCCCACCCGCAATGAAGCCTATGTGACGCACCGTAAGGCGGGGGAAGTGAGCGTTATCGACGGCAAGAGCTATAAGGTGGTGAAGACCTTTAAAACGCCCACCCATCCCAACAGCCTGGCGCTCTCTGATGACGGCAAAACGCTGTACGTCAGCGTGAAACAAGCATCCAGCCGTGAGAAAGAGGCCACGGCGCCGGACGATGTGATCCGCATCGCCCTGTAA
- the pqqU gene encoding TonB-dependent receptor PqqU: protein MKILSVRHAALPALLLPLIAAAQAADEQTMVVTAAPTTVSELDTPAAVSVVNGDEMRQAAPRVNLSESLGAVPGLQVQNRQNYAQDLQLSIRGFGSRSTYGVRGLRIYVDGIPATMPDGQGQTSNIDIGSVDTLEVLRGPFSALYGNSSGGVINVTSQTGTQPPTVEASSYYGSFGTWHYGMKATGAVGDGSHAGDVDYTVSTNRFTTHGYRDHSGARKNLANARLGVRINDVSKLTLLLNSVDIKANDAGGLTADEWRDNPRQSPRGDQYNTRKDTRQTQAGLRYERQLSAQDDLSVMMYAGERETTQYQSIPRAPQLKPSHAGGVIDLTRHYQGIDTRLTHRGELLVPVTLTAGLDYENMSERRKGYENFVMVNGAPQYGEQGALRRNERNLMWNVDPYLQTQWQLTDKLSLDAGVRYSSVWFDSNDYYITPGNGDDSGDASYHKWLPAGSLKYALTDAWNVYLSAGRGFETPTINELSYRADNQSGLNFGLKPSTNDTVEIGSKTRIGNGLLTAALFQTDTDNEIVVDSSSGGRTSYKNAGKTRRQGMELGLDQQFGESWRLKAAWTWLDATYRTNVCGDASCNGNRIPGIARNMGYASFGYQPEQGWYAGSDIRYMSDIMANDENTAKAPSWTVVGLTTGYKWSYGRMDMDLFGRVDNLFDREYVGSVIVNESNGRYYEPAPGRNYGIGLNLAWRFE from the coding sequence ATGAAAATCCTATCCGTGCGACACGCGGCCCTGCCGGCCCTGCTGCTGCCGCTCATCGCCGCCGCCCAGGCCGCCGATGAACAAACCATGGTGGTGACCGCTGCGCCAACCACTGTTTCTGAACTGGATACCCCCGCCGCCGTCAGCGTGGTCAATGGCGATGAGATGCGCCAGGCCGCGCCGCGCGTCAACCTCTCTGAATCGCTGGGCGCCGTGCCGGGCCTGCAGGTGCAGAACCGACAAAACTATGCCCAGGATCTGCAGCTGTCGATTCGCGGCTTTGGCTCCCGCTCTACCTACGGCGTGCGCGGGCTGCGCATCTATGTGGACGGCATCCCGGCGACCATGCCCGACGGCCAGGGGCAGACCTCCAATATCGATATCGGTAGCGTCGACACCCTCGAGGTGCTGCGCGGCCCCTTCTCTGCCCTCTACGGTAACTCGTCCGGCGGGGTGATCAACGTCACCAGCCAGACCGGCACCCAGCCGCCCACCGTGGAAGCCAGCAGTTACTATGGCAGCTTCGGCACCTGGCACTACGGGATGAAAGCCACCGGCGCCGTTGGCGACGGCAGCCACGCAGGCGATGTGGATTACACGGTGTCGACTAACCGCTTCACCACCCATGGCTATCGCGATCACAGCGGCGCGCGCAAAAATCTGGCCAACGCCCGGCTGGGGGTGCGCATCAACGACGTCAGTAAGCTGACGCTGCTGCTGAACAGCGTTGATATCAAAGCCAATGACGCCGGCGGCTTAACCGCCGATGAATGGCGCGATAACCCGCGCCAGTCGCCGCGCGGCGACCAGTATAATACCCGCAAGGATACCCGGCAGACCCAGGCTGGCCTGCGCTACGAGCGCCAGCTGAGCGCCCAGGACGATCTCAGCGTCATGATGTACGCCGGGGAACGCGAAACCACCCAGTACCAGTCGATCCCGCGCGCGCCGCAGCTGAAGCCGAGCCATGCCGGCGGGGTGATCGACCTCACCCGCCACTACCAGGGGATCGATACCCGGCTGACCCATCGCGGCGAGCTGCTGGTGCCGGTCACCCTGACCGCCGGTCTTGACTACGAGAACATGAGCGAGCGCCGCAAGGGCTATGAAAACTTTGTGATGGTCAACGGCGCGCCGCAGTATGGCGAACAGGGCGCGCTACGCCGTAACGAACGTAACCTGATGTGGAACGTCGACCCTTACCTGCAAACCCAGTGGCAGCTCACCGACAAACTTTCGCTCGATGCCGGGGTGCGCTACAGCTCGGTATGGTTCGACTCGAATGATTACTACATCACCCCAGGCAATGGCGACGACAGCGGCGATGCCAGCTATCACAAATGGCTGCCCGCAGGCTCGCTGAAGTATGCCCTGACCGACGCCTGGAACGTCTACCTCTCCGCTGGCCGCGGCTTCGAGACGCCGACCATTAACGAGCTGTCATACCGCGCCGATAACCAGAGCGGTCTCAACTTCGGGCTGAAGCCCTCCACCAACGACACGGTGGAGATCGGCAGCAAGACGCGGATTGGCAATGGGTTGCTCACCGCCGCCCTGTTCCAGACCGATACCGATAATGAGATCGTGGTCGACAGCAGCAGCGGCGGGCGCACCAGCTATAAAAACGCCGGCAAGACCCGTCGTCAGGGGATGGAGCTGGGACTGGATCAGCAGTTTGGCGAGAGCTGGCGCCTGAAGGCGGCCTGGACCTGGCTTGACGCGACCTATCGCACCAACGTCTGCGGCGACGCCAGCTGCAACGGCAACCGTATTCCGGGGATCGCGCGCAATATGGGTTACGCCTCCTTCGGCTATCAGCCGGAGCAGGGCTGGTACGCCGGGAGCGATATTCGCTACATGAGCGACATCATGGCGAATGACGAAAACACCGCCAAAGCCCCTTCCTGGACGGTGGTCGGCCTGACGACCGGCTATAAGTGGAGCTATGGCAGGATGGATATGGATCTGTTCGGCCGGGTCGACAACCTGTTCGACCGCGAATACGTCGGGTCCGTCATCGTTAACGAGTCCAACGGACGCTACTACGAGCCCGCGCCGGGACGCAACTACGGTATCGGGCTGAACCTCGCCTGGCGCTTCGAGTAA